A stretch of DNA from Poecilia reticulata strain Guanapo linkage group LG18, Guppy_female_1.0+MT, whole genome shotgun sequence:
aaagttttaacttaaaaaaatcattgaacaagtgagcagtgggtcaggtattctagcctaactgttggtagccttctattgactttgataaccttaacatgtgctgcgcagttcggtgtgttttggttccgttggcactaaaacaggtcaacccgccaccacgtcatcagtacagcagctgtttaaatacgacttaaaataaagaggagaaaactgatgtttgatcaaTTCTctgtgatacaaatctataaacaattttgtttctgtcaagatgcaagaaggggcaaATTGATTTTATATTGGTCAGtcgtttgattttaaatatgctgtaggagccgtagtttgatgattagttcagtttttgtcgcttgtttaacttttaggcattgcagcggctgcagacagtgcgccacaataaagtacaataaagctgataaacaggtgaagaaccaaacaccacttctattctgccttttctcgctctgtgtgtcAGCTTTACgtgacccgttgccatggcaaccgacagacaacagctcaacgagcagatagagcagagattaccgatcaggggaatcaacaccaaaaaacaaacatttcccacacaaaaaagtagcaaaaacaccaaaacagaacattcagtatGTTACATTATGCGgtcaggcttgatgtctatattgtcattattaataagttttcgcctgagcacagcggtggttgatcaGTTGATTTAATAGATAGGCTACACctgataacaaatgatggcgctacgaatatttttgtgaaataccagggcctcagggaggaactggaaaagacctggaaggtgaWgaccacagtggtgcctgtggtcatcggggccctcRgggcagtcacccccaaactggagcagKGGCTMMaacagatcccaggaacaacatcagacatctcagtccagaaatgtgcagttctaggcacagccaagatactgcagaaccctcaagctcccaggcctctggtagaggacccgagctcagaggatgaaacggACCACccacggagggtgagaagggaattttttttatatatatacacatactggtatatgctgccacccctgaaaaaatccccgccaccctcttgccaccccataaatatttttctagatccgcccctgcctGTGTGTCAGTTAGCTGATTCTATAGTTGTCATAGAACTACTTAACATATGAATCTGGCATTGTCGCAGTAAAGTGTTAAAATGTCACACTGGAGAAAAAGGGAAGCAACatgcaaaacagaacaaaagaaaactgaaccaTCCAAAAGAAACCCAAGAGACAAATCAtccttcagctcctccatctAGCTATTATACAAGTAATGAAGGTACTCAGAAGATATTTTATTCCTAATATTTGGCAAGATGATTAAAACATGAAAGGAAGCACATGACTAACACTGTTCAAAGGACTGATGAATTCTGTTTACTGCACTTTTGAGGTCAGAACCTGCATTTGGAAACATCAAAGgcagtttttactgtttttattgtgcTTCTTGATGTCTGGTGACCACGCTTTGAGTAAAATAATGAATTTCAATTTTCATCATTTGtgagccatattggattttgaaaCCAGACTTATTTATGTTTCCAACTTCAAACTACAacttgtttgtaaaaatgtaacactTAATTACACTGTCAGTCAATTATTTATTCAGTGCTGATTAAGGTTTAATGATTCTCCCCATCCCCTTcctcaaattacattttcttgtaacaagaaacataaaaagctaACCAGATCAAAGTTCACCAAgatcatatttcagtttttctgaggTGAGAACCACAGGACGTTCTCAGCCAGCAGGTGATGTTGCAGTCCCTCCCAAACGAAAGGAATTTTGGAACTTGGACTTGGATGTAGGAGATGTAGTGAAATTTACAAGTTTATTGAATGTTGcataacataaaattacaattacaaaatgaaagttttacgtttaaaaaaaataccactaTTTAATGAATCAAAAACCTGCCTTTAGTCCAGCGTCTTGGTTTGTATCACTCCAACAGTTTTAAGCCCCGTCTGTGGAACACCATTGACACACAGTCCCACCCAACACagggagctgctgctgtgaacCCGGTGACCACGGTAACAGCTGGCAGACACGTGGCCTCTGTTCTGTcatatctgctgctgctgctccagcatGGCTTCACATGTCCGACCCAGTTCTCCCAGCTTGACCTTCGCATACTCAGCTCTGTTCAGTGACATCTGACAGTCCTTCCTGGTTGAGTAAGTGGAGCCCTCGTGTGGCTGACCAGTAGCAACCTGGTGGGAGGAAAACAACGTTAACATGTCCGGGCTGCTTACAATAATGACACGATTGTTTTTAAACCAGAGCTGGAAATTTGTTTCAAAACTCTGGAGGTATTATCATAAGGAGTGCACTAATAAATTGGgccagatttccttaattttgggacgTCAGTGATTGGCTGAAAtaatcaattcagtttatttatatagcgtacatttcacaacaaatgttgtctaaacacactttacaaaaaaataaaaaatatctggcctatctccagcgaacgttttgggcgagaggcagggtacaccctggcgACAgactggacaggtcgccagtctgtcgcacaTATGTATGTATNNNNNNNNNNNNNNNNNNNNNNNNNNNNNNNNNNNNNNNNNNNNNNNNNNNNNNNNNNNNNNNNNNNNNNNNNNNNNNNNNNNNNNNNNNNNNNNNNNNNNNNNNNNNNNNNNNNNNNNNNNNNNNNNNNNNNNNNNNNNNNNNNNNNNNNNNNNNNNNNNNNNNNNNNNNNNNNTATGGACCAAAGCAagaagttttcttcttctgaccTGTGTGAGGTAGCGGATCTGGGCACCCAGTTCATTCTCCACTCGACTGATTGACGTCTGGAACTGGACCAGTTGCCTGTCCAGGAAGCTGGCGTTGTGTTTGTCTTTGGAGAGTTCCAGAACAATGTTTCCTGCCATCAAAGGTAAAGATCAGATAGAAGAAATCAATCTTAAGTTTACAGTGAGCAGACCACGCACAAATTCACTGCTACTTTATGAAAGGAGCATCACAATACCAACATTAATGAGCAGCATTAGTAACTATTCCAAGTGACAAGGTAGTCATAAGTTGGTCTCAAGTTTCGTGAAGGCAGGACAATTCCAAGTCGGGTCCAAAGTCTGCCCAAATACCAAACGTTTTATATTAAGTCTTAAAAACAAGTCATTTgaacaaatatataatttcatCAAAAGTAATGACTAACAATTCCttcattttacaatattttgaaAGGTGTTTTGTTTGCTGGAACAAGCAGTAAAAAGAACAATCAGTGCTAATGTACAGTAAATATTAGCTCAAGCAAATGAACTGATTTCCTAACACACAACAATACAAACCTGCCCTTACCAAGATCATCAgatcattaaaataacattgaattatttattcacctgtacagaaacaaacttcattATGTCTTATAATAttaagttgattttacattatgCTGTCTACCAACTTCTCTTCTTTAGGCTCTGGCCCAAAGCTCTGAGACTTTCTATGCACATAATATAATAAGAGAAAATTAGGCATGTGCAGACATGGAAATTTGGGCTGATGTCAATATCTGATATTCATGACTGATACTTGcagatattaaaaacatttcactaccttttcaacattttggaaaaaaaggagCACAACGCTGACTTCACCCTGCCTCTG
This window harbors:
- the med11 gene encoding mediator of RNA polymerase II transcription subunit 11 — its product is MANERLRILEDVEKDIAVVLQCAGNIVLELSKDKHNASFLDRQLVQFQTSISRVENELGAQIRYLTQVATGQPHEGSTYSTRKDCQMSLNRAEYAKVKLGELGRTCEAMLEQQQQI